In a single window of the Porites lutea chromosome 14, jaPorLute2.1, whole genome shotgun sequence genome:
- the LOC140923923 gene encoding uncharacterized protein, which translates to MRICLLNSAELSYQADINSLDTLKKIVMRLPVHMQAKWADESGKILEMGSESTFSHLADFLEKRALIANTEFGKLVGFKLGESRVTKQPRKAADGDGTVLALTQVEKDVSNQANTANSKRSNQRSTTDGQVKCKFCDGRHELEKCFKFRDKRYIQRKDFVRKQNLCENCLKPNHIARRCRSLDACLLSGCREEVSLTVRALSSDERIQLDRVWTVDKLPVSKKSIPSTEDIRDWPHLQGISIPKLDKEVSILIGNDVPEAHWVFEERRGRRKQPCAARTLLGWTLIGPVGGSSNPEATVSFLSGGQETLSAQIERMYNAEFGESSASSKEMMSIEDRRALAIMERTVQMVDGHYQLSLPWKYDNPCLPNNRPMAEKRLNLLKRRLEKNKVLQEKYKDAVEDYIAQGHARKVSLHQVPRSVWYLPHHPVIHPQKPEKTRVVFDCAAKFRNTSLNEQLLQGPDLTNNLVGVLLRFRQEEIGLTADIEKMFHQVRVSPQDTCALSFLWWPGGDLSKEAEDHEMLVHLFGAKSSPSCASFALEKTAEDNKTDFDVETIDTVNRNFYVDDCVKSVATTEEAVRLVEQLPELLSRGGFRLTKWISNRREILSSVAKEDLAPSVKNLNLDLEDLPLDRALGMQWDTEEDIFGFRTIPNITANTRREILSVTSSLYDPLGLAAPVILPAKRLLQKLCKDELGWDDIVQEDDLLQWQDWTRGIIGLTEVAIPRCVKPRDFGELSSVQLHHFSDASEEEYGAVSYLRLTDALGNIACSILLGKARVAPLKTMTVPRLELTAATVAVKLHKQIKEELTLPIHEVTFWTDSTIVLQYINNSHTRFQTFVSNRLATVHDISTPSQWRHVSSDLNPADYASRGFNPHERTKLKIWLEGPRFLLKDESQWPNQPTQLPEIDENDQNVKRSKKVQAHAVMQDQGFDSLVYHYSSWYGLKKALAWLCRFKNYLLYRTGKIAKEDVKRGELSVREIQNAEVEVIKYVQRLFFPRELNALMTEAQQRRSISRVSGKRLSDGSYVSPLRKLNPIADNGLIRVGGRLNKAEAIDCFMKHPIVLPTKHHVTDMIIRHYHQIGHVGSSQVLAAIRRKFWILKGGSAVKRVVSKCIKCRRWNSKPEAQIMAPLPMARVTPGDAPFTAVGIDYFGPMPVKLKRSRVKRYGCIFTCLTMRAVHIEVSQDLTTDSFLMAFSRFVSRRGAPTEVYSDNGTNFKGAECEWKKALKMWNQSRITESLRKRSIQWYFNPPQASHQGGVWERMIRSVRKILRALLGNQIVNDETLLTVMAEVEKILNDPPLTRLSEDPNDLEPLTPNHLLLSHSNACVAPGNFSTTSTDKYKKCWRQAQYLSNIFWRRWVDEYLLSLQERQKWIRPRRNVAVGDLVLIADEHSPRGQWPMGVVEEVTPDRYGAVRQATVRTARAILKRDIRKICLLLEAADN; encoded by the coding sequence ATGCGAATCTGTTTGTTGAATTCTGCGGAATTAAGCTATCAAGCCGATATAAATTCTTTGGACACTCTGAAGAAGATCGTTATGCGTCTTCCTGTGCACATGCAGGCAAAATGGGCGGATGAGTCGGGGAAGATTTTGGAAATGGGTTCTGAGTCAACCTTCTCTCATTTGGCAGACTTTCTCGAAAAAAGGGCTCTGATAGCAAACACTGAGTTCGGGAAGTTAGTTGGATTCAAGCTTGGAGAGTCAAGAGTCACAAAACAACCAAGAAAAGCAGCTGATGGTGATGGTACTGTGCTTGCTTTGACTCAAGTTGAGAAGGATGTTAGTAATCAAGCCAATACAGCCAACAGCAAACGCTCAAATCAGAGGTCAACAACGGATGGTCAAGTCAAATGCAAGTTTTGCGATGGAAGACATGAATTGGAGAAGTGTTTTAAGTTCCGGGACAAACGATATATTCAAAGGAAGGACTTTGTTAGGAAACAAAATCTGTGTGAAAATTGCTTGAAGCCTAATCACATCGCTAGACGATGCAGGAGTCTTGATGCTTGCTTGCTGAGTGGCTGTAGAGAAGAAGTTAGTCTTACTGTGAGAGCATTGTCGTCAGATGAACGCATACAACTAGATCGTGTGTGGACTGTTGACAAGTTACCTGTCTCAAAGAAAAGCATACCCAGCACCGAAGATATCCGCGATTGGCCGCATCTGCAGGGTATAAGTATACCTAAGCTCGATAAAGAGGTATCCATCTTAATCGGCAATGATGTTCCCGAGGCGCACTGGGTCTTTGAAGAGCGCCGTGGTCGCCGTAAACAGCCTTGCGCTGCACGGACATTACTTGGTTGGACACTTATCGGACCAGTTGGCGGTTCAAGCAACCCTGAAGCGACCGTCAGTTTCTTAAGTGGAGGTCAAGAAACGCTGTCAGCACAAATTGAGCGAATGTACAACGCGGAGTTCGGCGAATCGTCTGCGTCATCTAAAGAAATGATGTCGATTGAAGATAGAAGAGCCCTGGCAATAATGGAACGAACCGTTCAGATGGTCGATGGCCATTATCAGCTCTCCCTTCCTTGGAAGTATGATAATCCGTGCCTACCGAATAACAGACCTATGGCCGAAAAAAGACTGAATCTTCTGAAAAGACGTTTGGAAAAGAACAAAGTTCTCCAAGAGAAGTACAAGGATGCTGTTGAAGATTACATTGCACAAGGTCACGCGAGGAAAGTATCTCTACATCAAGTGCCACGTTCTGTCTGGTATCTTCCCCACCATCCTGTGATACACCCGCAGAAACCTGAGAAGACCAGAGTTGTGTTCGATTGCGCCGCTAAATTTCGCAATACGTCACTCAACGAACAGCTGCTTCAAGGGCCAGATTTAACCAATAATCTCGTCGGAGTACTACTTCGTTTTCGTCAAGAGGAAATAGGTCTTACGGCCGACATAGAGAAGATGTTCCATCAAGTGAGAGTGTCTCCTCAAGACACTTGCGCTCTGTCATTTTTGTGGTGGCCTGGTGGCGATCTTTCTAAAGAAGCAGAAGACCATGAGATGCTTGTTCACCTCTTTGGAGCTAAATCATCTCCTAGCTGTGCAAGTTTTGCATTAGAGAAAACCGCAGAAGACAACAAGACGGACTTCGATGTGGAAACCATCGATACGGTTAATAGGAACTTCTACGTTGATGACTGTGTTAAATCGGTCGCAACAACTGAAGAGGCGGTACGATTAGTTGAGCAGCTGCCAGAATTGTTGAGTAGGGGAGGCTTCCGCTTAACAAAGTGGATCAGTAATCGTCGAGAAATCTTGTCCTCAGTCGCTAAGGAAGACCTAGCACCGTCAGTGAAGAACCTTAACCTAGACTTAGAAGATTTACCGTTAGATCGCGCCCTTGGCATGCAGTGGGACACAGAAGAAGACATCTTTGGGTTTAGGACCATTCCGAATATTACAGCCAACACAAGGAGAGAGATTCTTTCTGTCACCTCATCTCTATATGATCCTCTTGGCCTAGCTGCTCCAGTTATACTTCCAGCTAAGCGACTGCTTCAGAAGTTATGCAAAGACGAGCTTGGTTGGGATGACATAGTCCAAGAAGACGACCTTCTGCAGTGGCAAGATTGGACAAGGGGCATCATTGGTCTTACCGAAGTAGCCATACCACGTTGTGTGAAACCGAGAGATTTTGGCGAGCTCAGTTCCGTCCAGCTGCATCATTTCTCAGATGCCTCGGAAGAGGAATATGGGGCTGTCTCATACCTGCGCTTAACTGATGCGCTTGGTAATATCGCCTGTAGCATCTTACTGGGAAAGGCAAGAGTTGCTCCACTGAAGACTATGACAGTACCACGACTGGAGTTAACGGCTGCCACAGTCGCTGTAAAGCTTCACAAGCAGATCAAGGAAGAACTCACTTTGCCTATACATGAAGTGACGTTTTGGACTGACTCTACTATTGTCTTGCAGTATATCAACAACAGTCACACAAGATTCCAGACATTCGTCTCCAACAGGCTGGCAACGGTCCACGATATCTCTACCCCGTCTCAGTGGCGTCATGTTAGCTCTGATCTGAACCCAGCAGATTACGCGTCTCGTGGGTTTAATCCTCATGAACGTACCAAACTGAAGATTTGGCTCGAGGGACCAAGATTTTTGTTGAAGGACGAAAGCCAGTGGCCAAATCAGCCAACCCAGCTTCCTGAGATTGATGAAAATGACCAGAACGTCAAAAGATCGAAGAAAGTCCAGGCGCATGCTGTTATGCAAGATCAAGGGTTTGACTCGTTGGTTTATCACTACTCTTCGtggtatggtttgaaaaagGCTCTAGCTTGGCTGTGCCGCTTCAAGAATTACTTGCTGTATCGCACAGGGAAGATTGCAAAAGAAGACGTCAAAAGAGGAGAATTATCCGTCCGCGAAATCCAAAACGCTGAAGTGGAGGTCATTAAGTACGTGCAAAGGCTGTTCTTTCCGAGGGAGTTGAATGCACTGATGACTGAAGCCCAGCAACGCCGTAGTATCTCTAGAGTGTCGGGGAAACGCCTTAGTGACGGTTCGTACGTCAGCCCACTGCGCAAACTCAATCCAATAGCTGATAATGGGTTAATCAGAGTTGGTGGTCGTCTTAATAAAGCAGAGGCTATCGATTGTTTCATGAAGCATCCAATAGTTCTACCAACCAAGCATCACGTAACTGACATGATTATTCGCCATTATCATCAGATAGGCCATGTAGGATCAAGTCAAGTTCTTGCTGCAATTAGAaggaaattttggattttgaaagGTGGTTCAGCCGTCAAAAGAGTGGTCAGCAAGTGCATCAAGTGTAGAAGATGGAACTCAAAGCCGGAAGCACAGATTATGGCTCCGCTACCTATGGCTCGCGTCACGCCAGGAGATGCACCGTTCACCGCAGTTGGAATTGACTACTTCGGACCAATGCCAGTCAAGTTGAAGAGAAGTCGAGTTAAACGATATGGGTGCATTTTCACCTGCCTAACAATGCGAGCAGTGCATATTGAGGTCTCTCAAGATTTGACGACTGACTCGTTTCTGATGGCGTTTTCAAGATTTGTCAGTAGGCGCGGTGCACCAACAGAAGTTTACAGCGATAATGGTACCAACTTTAAAGGAGCAGAATGTGAGTGGAAGAAAGCTCTTAAAATGTGGAATCAATCACGCATCACAGAGAGTTTACGCAAGCGCAGTATTCAATGGTACTTCAATCCCCCACAAGCAAGTCACCAAGGAGGGGTCTGGGAGAGAATGATTCGCTCTGTTCGCAAGATACTGCGCGCTCTCCTGGGAAACCAAATAGTCAATGACGAGACCCTTCTCACTGTTATGGCCGAGGTAGAGAAAATCCTGAACGACCCCCCACTCACAAGATTAAGCGAAGATCCAAATGACTTGGAACCATTAACGCCGAATCATCTTTTGTTGTCTCACAGTAATGCATGTGTTGCCCCTGGTAACTTCTCCACTACGTCCACAGACAAGTACAAAAAATGCTGGAGACAAGCACAATACCTGAGTAACATCTTTTGGAGAAGATGGGTAGATGAATACTTGTTATCTCTTCAAGAAAGGCAGAAGTGGATTCGCCCGCGCCGGAATGTAGCTGTTGGAGATTTGGTTCTCATAGCTGATGAGCACAGTCCGCGTGGACAGTGGCCAATGGGTGTTGTTGAAGAAGTTACACCAGATCGCTATGGTGCAGTGCGACAAGCTACAGTTAGAACCGCCAGAGCAATTTTGAAGCGAGATATTAGAAAGATATGCTTGCTGCTGGAAGCTGCCGATAATTAA
- the LOC140923924 gene encoding histamine H2 receptor-like, whose product MPGWQKDYLENEDSKKHLVSLASIDLAAIIPTILLNALVIFAVATRRRLRSHSTILLACLAGADLLTGFITLPIAFTLELKRLLNVGPFCPLEKTCNVIILMVGCASLGHLVVISIERYIAVKEPLRYEDVFTKKRLIFSVVLIWAFSLLMTINEIVLTLIDIERGFNSIYFKITYIIQSTIGVLSLIAISLSYGYIYSETRRQIKRLHTEQLPQEEVQRIKKDRKAATTLAIILIVLVISYLPVIIIGSVITSSDTLLLPGFRCIIWSWAGTFAMLGSLCNPIVYCWGMKKLRLAFLEILHLRQPENTLPGTELREFPRNQPEINPSTS is encoded by the coding sequence ATGCCTGGTTGGCAAAAAGATTACCTAGAAAATGAAGATTCGAAGAAACACCTCGTTTCTCTGGCCAGTATTGATTTAGCAGCAATCATTCCGACAATTCTTCTGAATGCCTTGGTCATTTTTGCCGTGGCAACAAGGCGCCGACTGCGAAGCCACTCAACTATACTTCTAGCATGTTTAGCTGGGGCAGATTTGCTAACAGGGTTTATCACCCTACCTATTGCCTTCACGCTAGAACTTAAGAGACTTCTTAACGTTGGACCTTTCTGTCCTTTAGAGAAGACCTGCAATGTGATCATTTTGATGGTTGGTTGCGCTTCCCTCGGTCATCTGGTTGTAATCAGCATAGAACGGTATATTGCTGTTAAGGAGCCTTTGAGATACGAAGACGTTTTTACaaaaaagcgtttgatattCAGTGTTGTTTTAATCTGGGCTTTCTCGTTGTTGATGACAATTAATGAAATTGTTTTGACTCTAATAGACATTGAGAGAGGTTTCAActcaatttatttcaaaataaccTATATAATACAAAGTACTATCGGAGTTCTTTCACTTATTGCTATTTCCTTGTCCTACGGTTACATTTACTCAGAAACTCGCCGTCAGATTAAACGGCTCCACACCGAACAACTGCCTCaagaagaagttcaaagaaTCAAGAAAGATAGAAAGGCAGCTACAACTCTGGCAATCATTCTGATTGTCTTGGTAATTTCTTATTTACCAGTGATAATAATTGGGTCAGTGATTACTTCTTCGGATACTCTATTACTGCCTGGATTTAGATGCATTATTTGGAGCTGGGCGGGAACTTTTGCAATGTTAGGTTCCCTGTGTAACCCTATTGTTTACTGTTGGGGAATGAAGAAGCTAAGGCTTGCATTTCTCGAGATACTACATCTACGACAACCTGAAAACACTCTCCCTGGGACAGAACTGAGAGAATTTCCACGCAATCAACCTGAAATTAACCCCAGTACAAGCTAA